The Penicillium psychrofluorescens genome assembly, chromosome: 2 nucleotide sequence CGTGGCACCGGATAAGTAAAAATCAATGGGGGTAATGGGGAGGTTAGCTTACAGATCTCCTCTCCAGACGTGTAGAAGTCGGATACACGCAAAAGGCCATAGTACCCTAATGCAATGGCAAAATGCACCGCAGTGACCGGCGAATAGGTGCCCAGATAGGCCACGGCCTGCTCAAACATTCCTCCCAGGAtttgaagaaggaagaaagtTCCATAGCCACCCGGCCCTTCTTGGCCCTTGGTGAAGACGCGTTGTCCGATCTCAGTGATGTCGGTCTGAATGTCTTCTAGCCCAAAGACGTCACCCGCCACTTCTTCCGCGCGGTCATCTTCTCGAGCAAGGCTAAACTGCAGCCACATCCAATCTTCCACACTTTGATTGATTCCCTCCAAGCGACGCCGGGAGAGATCGCAGCGGCCAATGATCTTGTAACAGGCCATCCGATAGGGATCGACAGTGTTGTCAGGCGCATTCCGCGAACGTTGCTGATACTCGCCATTGATCTTTTGCTGCATATCCCGCGGCAGACGTCTGTTCTGCGCATAGGTGGTCATATATGTCACGAACTTGTGATCCAGAGAGCGGAATCCGGGGTCCTGGCTGACATATTCTGCCGCTTCGGTGATGAATCCGCATCGGAGAAGGTAGAAAATCAGGATCCAGCAGTGGTCTTGGCCGACCATCTGGAGTTCGGTCCCGTCTGGCGCCAAATCCTTTCTGGCTGCCCGAAGGCGAATGTAGCCGCGGATCTTGTTGATCACGCTGGGAATGCCGCCCAGCTGTGCCTCACGTGGGTTTTTGGCGATGACATTCTCCACCTCGTTATAGAAAAGATTCTCAAGGAATCCCTTTGAGCCTTCGAGAATCTGCTTCCGGAGATTGATGGCCCTGCGGGACTTGACTGATTCTTCCAAGTAATCATCGGCATATTGTCGCTCCCGGACGGCACCGGGGTCTGACGGACTAGAAATGCTTGGATTCTCACGGACGACTCGAATGAGGGCTCCATATGCATCGACCAGTTGTCGAGGAGCCTGGATAAAAGATTATCAGCTGGAATAAAATCAAATATGATCAACGTGCTGTAACTTACATCGCCACCCGTGCGTTTTTCGACATCTGCGAACTCATGAAGGATGGGATAGACCTGCTTCTGCAGTCTGACAGTGTTCAGCTGCTGGACCTTCTCGGCATAGTGACCCATCTTCTCTCGCAAGAACCGGAGGTCCGCTGAGTGGACCGTGGTTCCTTCACTGCGCTCTGCTGGATCCTCAAAGAGCTGACGACTTGCTAACCCGACTCCGGGCGTCCCAATAACCGATTTTTCGAGACCAGAGCGTCCGAAAACGCTCCTACGAGACGCTGCGGAGGGACCATGAGCGGGACCGGCGCCCGTCTGCTTGGACTGCCGTGCGGACCGTCCAAAAGCACCCCGCGTGGTTGCTTTCAGGTCCCCTCCGGCATCTTTCTGGGAGAGGCCAAAATGATGGAAGATCTTCTGGCGCTGGTCCTCCCAGTCCATatccaccttctcttccaggaATGCGTCGAAATCTCTCTGAGAGCGGGCTAAGCTCTCCGCAATCATGACTTGGCGGCCACGCTGCTGGATGTTGCGCAGAAACCTCTGGTTGTCCGGGTCAAAGCTGTCCTGTTCTTTCCCTGTCGTAGCGGAGACGGATGCCTGCGGATCCAGAGACCTGAGGTCGCGCAAGGCCCGTCCTGGGGAAATCCCAGAAGCCGCAAGGAGGTAGTGACTGCCATGGCAGCAGAGTTAGCTAAAACAATTCCACAATCTCCATAAGGATTCAACTTACGCCTTGCTAGCCGTGCCGGCCTGTTGGGTATCCTTCTGTCCTGCGGTGCCAAGCTCTCTCGCTTTTCTCCGAATGTCATCCAGACCCAACTGGAGGCTGGGAATCTCGTCAAAGTTGCCATTTTGGCCAGTGGCGGACAGTGGGCGCTTTTTGCCCCGCTCCAACAGGCTGTTGAAGAATGCAGGCTGCGTCGCCTGGGTGGAAGCCCGCCCCTGCGCCTGTCCATCGGTAGCCGGTTGTTGGGACTGGCCGAGAATAGAGGACTGGGCTGGCTGTTGCTGAGCCTGGGATTGGCCTCCAAATAGTGACGAGGGTTGGTCcggttgctgctgggcctgaGATTGTCCCCCGAACAGAGAAGAGGTCTGGGCCGGCTGTTGCTGGGTCTGGGATGGACCAAAGAGGGAAGAAGTCTGGGCGCCCTGTGCCGGCGCAGTCGATTGAGTGCCCAAGCTCAATGTTGGCCTGTTGGTTGAGAACAAGCTTGGTGCTTGGGGGGTTGTGGAGGCCCCAAGACCACTCCCTCCGAAGAGAGAGCCCGTGTTGGAggtcatggacgaggaggatgtggcAGCTGGGCCGGGAAGAAGGAGTGAGTTACGCGCGACGtgagggatgatggggaatCAGAGGAGCGAAACGAAGAAAAGGTGAATGGGGACGAAGCCGCAGCCTGTCGCGATAAACAATTGCACCAGCCCCGGACTATCGATGATCCGACCATCTTTTTCGCCCAATCGTTACCTTCTCTCGTTCgtgctctctttcttccttttctctcatCATCATACTCGGTCCATGCCTACCTTTCAATCCAAGACGTATCGCCGGGCGACCACGGCCTCATCCCCCCTGGGAGAAAGGCTAGGCGCCTTCTACCGCGCCCGGCTGGCCCGGCACCCATTTCTTCTGTTCGGCCTCCCGTTTATCGCGATCATCGTCGCCGGTTCCTTTGCCCTGACCCCCGCCACTGCCGTGCGCTATGAGCGCTACGATCGCAAAGTCAAACAACTCAGCCAGACAGAAGCAATGGATCTGGGTCTGAAGGGGTCggacggggaagaaggaatCAAACGGAACCCGCGACGGCGCGTTGTCGGGGACGAGAAAGAGGAATACTACGTATGTACTCCTGACTGTCTGCGGACGAGAGGAGAGATGCTAATGGAGGGTGTGTTGACAGCGGCTCATGGCCAAGGACCTGGACAGTTGGGAGCAGAAACGGGTGCAGCGATTCCAGGGCGAGCCAGACGGGCGGCTAtaggtggtggcggtggtgataATATATAGATGTACAAAACCGACCATGAACAAAGACACCACAGGCACCAGTGGCTGTTCTATTACCCTGGAGTAGTAACGATCATATCTCATCG carries:
- a CDS encoding uncharacterized protein (ID:PFLUO_003583-T1.cds;~source:funannotate), yielding MPTFQSKTYRRATTASSPLGERLGAFYRARLARHPFLLFGLPFIAIIVAGSFALTPATAVRYERYDRKVKQLSQTEAMDLGLKGSDGEEGIKRNPRRRVVGDEKEEYYRLMAKDLDSWEQKRVQRFQGEPDGRL